In the bacterium SCSIO 12741 genome, CTGGATGAAGGCCTTAACAATGCTTTTTTTCTCCGAACCCGAATCGACTTCATTACCTCTTTTTTTGCACCCGGCGAGTTGGACGAGATTTGGATAACATTTCCGGATCCACAACCTCAGGAAAACAGAAGAAGAAAGCGATTGACCAATAAGCTGTTTACCGACCGCTACAAAACGATTCTCAAGCCAAATGGTCTCGTACACCTTAAAACCGATAGTGCCTTTTTACACGAGTTTACCTTGGACGAAATTCAGGAGAACGGTTACGACCTGTTGGAAACTACAGCCGACTTGTATGGCGAAAAGGTGGATGAGGTAGATCCCGATACCCGTGAGATTTTGAGTATCAAAACCCATTACGAGCAGTTGTTTTCTGCCCAGGGATATAAGATTACTTATACTAAATACCGAATCCATTAACGATGGATCAGTACACCTTTTTCGATAATGTATACGATGTCGTTCGGCAGATTCCTTCCGGGCGGGTAACCAGCTATGGTGCGATTGCGAAATACCTGGGTGCAGCCCGTTCTTCCCGAATGGTGGGGTGGGCGATGAATGCTGCCCATTCACAGGATCCTCCAGTGCCGGCACAAC is a window encoding:
- a CDS encoding MGMT family protein: MDQYTFFDNVYDVVRQIPSGRVTSYGAIAKYLGAARSSRMVGWAMNAAHSQDPPVPAQRVVNRLGLLTGKHHFETPYRMQELLEMEGVEVKEDKVVNFKELFWDPQVELGEL
- the trmB gene encoding tRNA (guanosine(46)-N7)-methyltransferase TrmB, giving the protein MGKKKKLIRFADMKTFSNVLQPGLCEVFDSENKSILPHKLAGKWREEVFQNDNPIVIELGCGKGEYSVGMARKFPNKNFIGVDIKGARIWYGAKDALDEGLNNAFFLRTRIDFITSFFAPGELDEIWITFPDPQPQENRRRKRLTNKLFTDRYKTILKPNGLVHLKTDSAFLHEFTLDEIQENGYDLLETTADLYGEKVDEVDPDTREILSIKTHYEQLFSAQGYKITYTKYRIH